CCCGGCCAGCCTCGAAAGCTCCTTCTCGTTGTAGAAAGGTTCCGTAAAGGAGTGTAACCGTAAAAGCCAGCTTCTGAAAAACCCGTACTTGCGCTTTAGATTCACAAAACGCTCGGGATCGATCTTCCGGGGCATATCGTATATCCAGGCCTCTCCCCCGTGCCTGAGGACACGATATATCTCGTCGAGCGCTATGTCAGGCTGTTTCCAGTGATGAAAGGATAGCGTGCTGATGACAAGGTCGAACTCCCTGTCATCGAACGGCAGCGAGTTAGCATTTCCGACCTTAAAGACCACGTTGCCCAGCCCATCATCTCTGGCGGCATCAGACGCGATCTTTACCATATCTGCGGACAGGTCTATCCCGGTGACATGAACATAATTATTCCTGGACGCTATCATGATCGGCAGCCTTCCCGGTCCCGTGCCGATGTCAAGTATCCTTCCGGAGGACACTTTCTTCAATACCTGGGCGGAAACGCTCCTGTAAAAGTCGATAAATACGTGCGAGGAGCTTATGAACAGATAAACCCGTGAAAGCGGATATGGTATGCCTTCCGGATGAAACCTGGACAGAATACCTCCCGTGGACATAAGCTAACATCCTGTGATAATAATTTTGTATATCCGCATATGTATAATCATGCCCCGTGATTCTGAGGTTTATTCTGGTGTATATAACCAATTAATCGTGAAATAATGAATAACAATACTTTTATAAATCAAGCCATCATATATCCATATCTTGGGGGTATATAGCCATTTCAGCTATTGAAGTGAGTCGCGGTGTGTTCAGCATAAACTATCACATCGTGCTGATAACGAAGAACAGGAGACCTGTTTTTATAG
The nucleotide sequence above comes from Methanooceanicella nereidis. Encoded proteins:
- a CDS encoding class I SAM-dependent methyltransferase, with amino-acid sequence MSTGGILSRFHPEGIPYPLSRVYLFISSSHVFIDFYRSVSAQVLKKVSSGRILDIGTGPGRLPIMIASRNNYVHVTGIDLSADMVKIASDAARDDGLGNVVFKVGNANSLPFDDREFDLVISTLSFHHWKQPDIALDEIYRVLRHGGEAWIYDMPRKIDPERFVNLKRKYGFFRSWLLRLHSFTEPFYNEKELSRLAGSSRFKEHTIDYMGIAYRLRLYKNGKNSLISHK